A region from the Benincasa hispida cultivar B227 chromosome 10, ASM972705v1, whole genome shotgun sequence genome encodes:
- the LOC120088841 gene encoding cinnamoyl-CoA reductase-like SNL6 has product MAPAAKTVCVMDASSGVGSALVAALLQRGYTVHASVQNHDDLQCVKGNANKLKVFRSDLLDYHSIMIALKGCSALFYSFQPPPDHSTYDELMVEVEVRAAHNVLEACAQTDTMEKVIFTSSVTAVIWRDGLKTTSSDVDERHWSDVNLCKKFKLWHALSKTLAEKTAWALAMDRGVNMVSINGGLVMGHDLTINNPYLKGAAEMYEDGLLVTVDLKFMVDAHICVFEDVSSYGRYLCFNNIINSHKEALRLAHMLLPPSSEAFSPPSLEDSVVYQQGISNKKLNKLMVNFESGDSC; this is encoded by the exons ATGGCTCCCGCCGCTAAGACCGTCTGTGTAATGGACGCTTCCAGCGGCGTTGGCTCGGCGCTGGTGGCAGCGCTGTTGCAGAGAGGCTACACCGTCCACGCTTCCGTCCAGAATCACG ATGATCTGCAGTGTGTGAAAGGAAACGCGAACAAATTGAAGGTTTTCCGTTCGGATCTGTTGGATTATCATAGCATTATGATCGCTCTTAAAGGATGCTCCGCTTTGTTCTATTCATTTCAACCTCCTCCTGATCATTCCACCTATGAT GAATTAATGGTGGAAGTTGAAGTAAGAGCAGCTCATAATGTTCTGGAAGCATGTGCCCAAACGGACACCATGGAGAAAGTTATTTTTACTTCCTCCGTTACTGCGGTAATTTGGCGTGACGGCCTCAAAACGACGTCGTCCGACGTCGACGAACGCCACTGGAGCGACGTTAATCTCTGCAAGAAGTTCAAA CTGTGGCACGCTCTATCGAAAACCCTAGCGGAGAAAACAGCGTGGGCCCTAGCAATGGATCGTGGGGTGAATATGGTGTCAATAAATGGAGGGCTGGTGATGGGCCACGATCTGACGATCAATAACCCGTATTTGAAAGGAGCGGCTGAGATGTATGAAGATGGGCTGTTGGTGACCGTCGATCTTAAGTTCATGGTTGATGCTCATATATGCGTGTTTGAAGATGTCTCATCCTACGGTCGATATTTGTGCTTCAATAATATCATTAATTCTCATAAGGAAGCTCTTAGATTAGCCCACATGCTATTGCCGCCCTCTTCCGAAGCTTTCTCGCCTCCCAG TTTGGAGGACTCTGTTGTATATCAACAAGGAATAAGCAACAAGAAACTTAACAAATTGATGGTGAATTTTGAAAGTGGGGATTCATGTTGA